A portion of the Magnolia sinica isolate HGM2019 chromosome 17, MsV1, whole genome shotgun sequence genome contains these proteins:
- the LOC131231487 gene encoding kinesin-like protein KIN-UB, giving the protein MLEDEAHQKEKLEEEIAVLKNQLLQLSIEADEGPVSVAEEIAEVNQLLQNEIHLRKAAEEEANNLKSQLVQLKKSEDYFSRRQKMVINLKYIGL; this is encoded by the exons ATGCTGGAAGATGAAGCCCATCAGAAAGAAAAACTTGAAGAAGAAATTGCAGTACTGAAAAATCAGTTGTTGCAATTGAGCATTGAAGCTGATGAG GGCCCAGTATCTGTTGCAGAGGAAATTGCTGAAGTCAACCAGTTGCTTCAAAATGAAATCCATTTAAGAAAGGCTGCTGAAGAGGAGGCCAACAATCTTAAAAGCCAACTGGTGCAGTTGAAAAAATCAGAG GATTATTTCTCAAGAAGACAGAAGATGGTGATAAATCTCAAATATATAGGTCTGTAG